One window of Myripristis murdjan chromosome 8, fMyrMur1.1, whole genome shotgun sequence genomic DNA carries:
- the tyk2 gene encoding non-receptor tyrosine-protein kinase TYK2: MSGSGIFKSARSGAFPKLCEPPQGQGIHVYLFWTKGGERYLSHTAGEVTAEGLCISAAEAVGITPLCHSLFALYEPQSCCWYSPNHVFSPEKNPGLVLHYRMRFYFRNWHGLNDKEPTVSRYGLRSGTEPGGSPLLEMTSLEYLFSQAKYDFVNDVVSMEDVSEESEEELSCFKNESLGMAVLHLSHLAMQTGCTLEEAAKKNSFLRCIPRSFSKHISRDNFLIKIRIRRVFADFVRTFQQHTVDQGRLSSQEVMYKYISTLEHLAPRFGVEIFPVSHLELRKDGDGSSSYLSTTHAIGDAGDSFGAPVTHEIMVSGTKGIQWRKVSGQKAQENSYLRPGDTDYMRKAKQQPSQSNANTPNNWTSFCDFAEISHIAITRANVCISKQDNHSMEVQMNSSQEARSFISLLDGYFRLTADAHHYLCHDVAPPRVVLGDANGLHGPMHDDFVLLRLKKEAAEEGAFLLRWSALNYHRIILAVLNKNQNGLGLSHKQFRILHKDSMFSLEGWDRKFSSVKELTDSLKTVVLKSGPDSFTVKKCCLPRSTDLSNLLVMRKGVDRRVQRDSLTLNLTQLRFHQIKDKEIVQEQHLGRGTRTNIYSGRLLVWGGGENEEDDEFNNNHTDRKGIRVVLKILEQSHKDIALAFFETASLMSQVSHSHLVFVHGVSVKGSENIMVEEFVEFGPLDVFLRKEKALVTPQWKFIVAKQLASALSYLETKRLVHGNVCAKNILVARPGLEHGTSPFIKLSDPGIALNVLSREERLERIPWIAPECVQSGAPIGNAADQWSFGVTLLEICNNGDLPMSSSTLSEKERFYQQKGRLTEPSSQELASFISMCLTYEPVERPSFRTVLRELTEIMIKNPDISPSEALPGSDPSVFHKRYLKKMRDLGEGHFGKVTLYLYDPANDGTGERVAVKALKQEGGHVHEGWMKEIEILKSLYHSNIVKYKGCCTELGGQVVQLIMEYLPLGSLREYLPKRKLGVPQCLLFAQQICQGMDYLHSKRYIHRDLAARNVLVENDSLVKIGDFGLTKYIPEGEIYYRVREDGDSPVFWYAIECLKESKFSFSSDIWSFGITLYEILTCCDHRQSPPTKFFEMMGNVQGQMTVMGLIKLLEKQRRLPCPRECPHEVNMLMQQCWHAEPSERPSFKCLTERIDAIRQTYDWQSNMNVSLAQIR, translated from the exons ATGTCTGGAAGTGGGATCTTCAAGAGTGCCAGATCTGGGGCATTTCCAAAGCTCTGTGAGCCTCCTCAGGGTCAGGGCATCCATGTCTACCTCTTCTGGACAAAGGGTGGGGAGCGTTACCTGTCCCACACGGCCGGAGAGGTCACAGCAGAGGGGCTGTGTATCTCTGCCGCTGAGGCCGTAG GCATCACTCCTCTATGCCACTCATTGTTTGCTCTGTACGAGCCACAATCCTGCTGCTGGTACAGCCCAAACCATGTTTTCAGTCCAGAGAAGAACCCTGGCCTCGTACTTCACTACCGCATGAG GTTTTACTTCCGCAACTGGCATGGGCTAAATGACAAGGAGCCAACTGTATCCCGTTATGGTCTACGCTCTGGCACAGAGCCGGGAGGTTCCCCTCTTCTGGAAATGACCTCCTTGGAATATTTATTCTCCCAG GCTAAATATGATTTTGTGAATGATGTCGTGTCAATGGAAGATGTGTCGGAGGAGTCGGAGGAGGAGCTCAGTTGCTTCAAGAATGAGAGCCTGGGGATGGCTGTGCTTCACCTCTCCCACCTGGCAATGCAAACAGGCTGTACCTTAGAAGaagctgccaaaaaaaacag CTTCCTGCGCTGCATTCCAAGGTCTTTCTCCAAACATATATCCAGGGACAACTTCCTTATTAAGATCAGGATCAGGCGAGTGTTTGCAGATTTTGTGCGGACCTTCCAGCAGCACACTGTGGATCAGGGACGGCTGAGCTCCCAGGAAGTCATGTATAAGTATATATCTACACTGGAGCACCTGGCACCTCGCTTTGGTGTAGAGATCTTCCCCGTGTCCCACCTGGAGCTGAGGAAGGACGGGGATGGGAGTAGCTCCTATCTGAGCACCACCCACGCCATCGGGGATGCGGGAGACAGCTTTGGTGCTCCTGTGACACATGAAATAATGGTTTCTGGCACCAAGGGCATTCAGTGGAGGAAAGTATCAGGGCAAAAG GCTCAGGAAAACTCTTACTTAAGACCAGGCGACACGGACTACATGAGGAAAGCAAAGCAACAGCCCAGCCAATCCAACGCCAACACGCCCAATAATTGGACCTCTTTCTGTGACTTTGCTGAAATATCTCACATAGCCATCACCAGAGCTAATGTGTGCATTAGCAAGCAGGACAACCACTCTATG gaggtTCAGATGAACTCCAGCCAGGAGGCTCGTTCCTTCATCTCCCTGCTAGATGGATACTTCCGGCTCACTGCAGACGCCCACCACTATCTCTGTCATGACGTGGCTCCTCCAAGGGTAGTTCTCGGTGACGCAAATGGACTACATGGACCTATGCA CGACGACTTTGTGCTGCTGAGGCTGAAAaaggaggcagcagaggagggagctTTCCTCTTACGCTGGAGTGCTCTCAACTATCACCGCATCATACTAGCTGTCCTGAACAAAAATCAG AATGGATTGGGACTGAGCCACAAGCAGTTTCGGATTCTGCACAAGGACTCGATGTTTAGTCTGGAAGGCTGGGACCGAAAATTCTCCAGTGTGAAGGAGCTCACCGACAGCCTCAAGACCGTTGTGCTCAAGTCCGGCCCAGACAGTTTTACAGTCAAGAAATGCTGTCTACCCAGATCAACAG ACCTGTCCAACCTGCTAGTGATGAGGAAAGGTGTAGACCGCCGTGTTCAGCGTGACTCTCTGACCCTGAACCTGACCCAGCTGCGCTTCCATCAGATCAAAGACAAAGAGATTGTACAG GAGCAGCACTTGGGCCGCGGCACCAGGACCAACATCTACTCCGGGCGTTTGCTGGTGTGGGGCGGAGGAGAGAACGAGGAGGATGATGAgttcaacaacaaccacactGACCGCAAAGGGATCCGAGTGGTTCTCAAGATCCTAGAGCAAAGCCATAAAGATATTGCATTA GCATTTTTTGAGACCGCTAGTCTCATGAGTCAGGTATCCCACAGTCACCTGGTGTTTGTGCACGGCGTATCTGTCAAAGGATCTGAAA ACATCATGGTAGAGGAATTTGTGGAGTTCGGACCTTTGGATGTTTTCCTTCGCAAAGAAAAGGCATTAGTGACGCCTCAGTGGAAATTTATTGTCGCCAAACAACTTGCCAGTGCCCTCAGTTATCTT GAGACCAAGCGGCTGGTTCATGGTAACGTCTGCGCCAAGAATATTTTGGTGGCACGGCCTGGTCTGGAGCATGGCACCTCTCCCTTCATCAAGCTGAGTGACCCTGGCATTGCCCTCAACGTCCTCTCCCGAGAAG AGCGTCTTGAGCGGATCCCATGGATTGCCCCTGAATGTGTTCAGAGTGGCGCCCCCATTGGCAATGCTGCCGACCAGTGGAGCTTCGGTGTCACACTGCTGGAGATCTGCAACAACGGTGATCTTCCTATGAGCAGCAGCACCTTGTCTGAG AAAGAGCGCTTCTACCAGCAAAAGGGTCGGCTAACTGAACCATCGTCCCAGGAACTGGCCAGCTTCATCAGCATGTGTTTGACCTATGAGCCTGTGGAGAGGCCCTCTTTCCGCACAGTGCTGAGAGAACTCACTGAAATCATGATCAAAA ATCCTGATATATCCCCCAGTGAGGCCCTCCCTGGCTCAGATCCCAGTGTGTTTCACAAACGCTATCTGAAAAAGATGAGGGACCTAGGAGAG GGTCACTTTGGAAAAGTGACTCTCTACTTGTATGACCCTGCCAACGATGGGACTGGAGAACGTGTGGCAGTGAAGGCTCTGAAACAAGAAGGAGGCCATGTCCATGAGGGCTGGATGAAGGAGATTGAGATCCTGAAGTCCCTGTACCACAGCAACATCGTCAAGTACAAGGGCTGTTGTACTGAGCTCG GAGGGCAGGTGGTGCAGCTAATCATGGAGTACCTTCCACTGGGCAGTCTGAGGGAGTACCTTCCCAAACGTAAACTGGGTGTGCCCCAGTGCCTCCTCTTTGCTCAGCAGATCTGtcag GGAATGGATTACTTGCACTCAAAGCGATACATCCATCGAGACCTGGCTGCTCGCAATGTCCTGGTGGAGAATGACAGTCTGGTAAAGATTGGAGACTTTGGCCTGACTAAGTACATCCCTGAGGGAGAGATCTACTACCGTGTCCGTGAGGATGGAGACAGTCCTGTCTTCTG GTATGCCATCGAGTGTCTGAAAGAGAGCAAGTTTTCCTTCTCCTCTGACATTTGGTCCTTCGGCATCACACTGTACGAGATCCTAACCTGCTGCGACCATCGTCAGAGCCCTCCAACA aaattCTTTGAAATGATGGGGAATGTGCAGGGACAGATGACTGTGATGGGACTGATAAAACTactggagaaacagaggagattGCCCTGTCCCAGAGAGTGTCCGCATGAG GTGAACATGTTGATGCAGCAGTGCTGGCATGCTGAGCCTTCAGAACGGCCATCATTCAAATGCCTCACTGAAAGAATTGATGCAATTCGTCAAACGTACGACTGGCAGTCTAATATGAATGTTTCCTTGGCCCAAATTCGTTGA
- the raver1 gene encoding LOW QUALITY PROTEIN: ribonucleoprotein PTB-binding 1 (The sequence of the model RefSeq protein was modified relative to this genomic sequence to represent the inferred CDS: inserted 1 base in 1 codon) translates to MAAAVSVSAAAREESTETPLNFASRPFHENYDLPVDHVNWMSGDRGHSQLEPGEDDASPGHECQRRTDEELTSLSPEEIEGRLDRTRREFYNRRKIIIKNLPSDVSNQEVHELLGNYDLKYCFVDKYKGTAFVTLLNGEQAQCAIKEFHQHVLRDREISVQLQPTDALLCIANLPHAFTQQQFEELVRPFGNLERCFLVYSASTGHSKGYGFVEYMKKDSAARAKSELLGKQLGSRMLYVHWTEVGSLTYPLLHSRCLCVDRLPPSLLTAQDLRNALADTHAPIFCQLAQGQDGSFRRFAVLEFATAEMAEEVQRLTDGRVLGGAHIRVSFCAPGPPGRSMLAALIAAQTMAVNRGKGLLPEPTAMQILTGLSNPATLKMLLNPLTQGRKQGLLGAAPTIPLLANPALSAALLQLLLQNQAQAQQAGLIGENPLAALPLQQGVHLLGDLPKGGVVPGLGLQTDPLAPLKPMSLGRALAREQESPXSSVHLPPDSLPTLQSISMPLMGGMMGAEGLAAQGVSILGDPPKEVNLPQSAFLNVHNPFPTGGSCRPHPYRKRPTLSNVSNQRTNQSMQSSYNLRYQESYSPEYPSLHQDLLAHLYEQQENLDAGALAGFGQQLSRQPDYSERSSHYAYPPSPPLSSYFSSGPGAPSSGGLPSTQLNKAVGMPPVSHTSSYPPGLGNGMKTPIGGHKRVFSRLIPSPEPSPEGGYVGQHSQGLGGHYADSYLKRKRIF, encoded by the exons ATGGCGGCCGCCGTGTCCGTTAGCGCAGCTGCCAGAGAAGAAAGCACAGAAACACCGCTCAATTTCGCCTCCCGTCCGTTTCATGAAAATTACGACCTCCCTGTGGACCACGTAAACTGGATGTCCGGAGACCGCGGGCATTCCCAACTCGAGCCCGGAGAAGACGACGCATCCCCGGGGCACGAGTGTCAGCGGAGGACCGATGAGGAGTTGACATCATTGAGCCCCGAGGAGATTGAGGGTCGCTTGGACAGAACTCGCCGAGAGTTTTACAACCGTcgaaaaatcataataaaaaaccTACCATCCGATGTTAGCAATCAG gagGTGCATGAACTGTTGGGTAACTACGACCTGAAGTACTGCTTTGTGGACAAATACAAGGGCACGG caTTTGTGACACTGCTCAATGGGGAACAGGCGCAGTGTGCGATCAAAGAGTTCCACCAGCACGTGCTGCGGGACCGGGAGATCTCTGTACAGCTGCAGCCCACAGACGCTCTGCTGTGCATCGCCAACCTGCCCCACGCCTTCACCCAGCAGCAGTTTGAAGAGCTGGTGAGACCCTTCGGAAACTTGGAGCGCTGTTTCCTGGTGTACAGCGCCTCCACCGGCCATTCCAAGGGCTACGGCTTTGTGGAGTACATGAAGAAGGACTCGGCGGCACGGGCCAAGTCGGAGCTCCTTGGGAAGCAGCTGGGCTCGCGCATGCTGTATGTCCACTGGACGGAGGTGGGCTCCCTCACCTACCCGCTATTGCACTCCAGATGCTTGTGTGTGGACCGCCTACCCCCCAGCCTGCTGACAGCCCAAGACCTCCGCAATGCCTTGGCTGACACCCACGCACCAATCTTCTGCCAG TTGGCTCAGGGACAGGATGGAAGTTTCCGGCGGTTTGCGGTGCTGGAGTTTGCCACGGCAGAGATGGCAGAGGAGGTGCAGCGACTCACTGACGGCAGGGTACTTGGCGGAGCACACATCCGGGTGTCCTTCTGTGCCCCTGGTCCTCCTGGAAGAAGCATGTTGGCTGCTCTTATCGCTGCCCAAACCATG gCTGTGAACAGAGGCAAAGGTCTCCTGCCTGAGCCCACTGCCATGCAGATCCTTACAGGCCTCAGTAACCCTGCCACCCTCAAGATGCTGCTCAACCCCCTGACCCAGGGACGCAAACAAG gtctcCTCGGGGCAGCTCCGACCATCCCACTGCTAGCCAACCCTGCCCTCTCTGCtgccctgctgcagctgctcctgcaGAACCAGGCCCAGGCCCAACAG GCAGGACTCATCGGGGAGAACCCTTTGGCTGCTTTGCCTCTCCAGCAGGGAGTCCATCTGCTCGGAGACCTGCCCAA AGGTGGCGTGGTCCCAGGTCTTGGCCTACAGACGGATCCTCTGGCCCCCCTGAAGCCCATGTCTCTTGGCAGAGCCTTGGCAAGGGAGCAGGAGTCCC ACAGCAGCGTGCACCTTCCCCCAGACTCCCTCCCCACCCTGCAGAGCATCTCTATGCCCCTGATGGGTGGCATGATGGGGGCAGAGGGCCTCGCAGCACAAGGG GTGTCCATACTAGGAGATCCTCCCAAAGAGGTGAATCTCCCTCAGAGTGCCTTCCTCAATGTCCACAACCCATTTCCCACAG GAGGAAGCTGCAGACCCCACCCATACAGAAAGAGGCCTACTCTAAGTAATGTGTCCAACCAGCGCACAAACCAGAGCATGCAATCAAGTTACAACCTGCGCTACCAGGAGTCCTATAGCCCAGAATACCCTTCTCTACACCAG GATCTTCTGGCCCACCTGTATGAACAGCAGGAGAACCTGGATGCCGGGGCTTTGGCAGGATTTGGACAGCAG CTTTCTCGTCAGCCTGACTACAGCGAGCGCTCTTCCCACTACGCTTACCCTCCCAGCCCACCCCTGTCCTCATACTTCAGCTCAGGGCCGGGGGCCCCCAGTAGCGGCGGCCTCCCCAGCACCCAGCTCAATAAG GCTGTGGGAATGCCTCCTGTGAGCCACACCAGCAGCTACCCACCTGGCCTGGGGAATGGGATGAAG ACTCCTATTGGTGGCCATAAGCGTGTGTTCTCCCGGCTGATCCCGTCTCCAGAGCCCAGTCCTGAAGGGGGCTACGTGGGCCAGCACTCTCAGGGCCTGGGAGGCCATTATGCGGACTCGTATCTCAAACGCAAACGCATATTCTAA